In Nisaea acidiphila, the DNA window ACGCCGTGCTGCACGGCGACCGAATTCCGGCCTCCATCGCCGCGTATTTCGAACGCGGTGCCGACGACCACGGCTTCCATTCCCTCGGACCGAACGGTGAAGGGCCGCTGTTTGTCGGGCGCGACCTCGAAGAAAGCACGGCCCGCCAACAGAGTGACCTCGCGGCGCGCGCCGGAGAAGGCGACATCGATTGCCGCGCCGGGCGCGAGCACAATCTCGCTGCCGTCCTCCAGACCTATGCGCCGGAGCTCCGAGCCCGGCGCCGCGTAGTCCGCCGTCAATCCGGGGAAGAGGCCCTGGCCGACAAAGACGAGCAGGCAGAGCGCGGCGGCTGCCGCTCCCCAGACCAAACCTTTGCGCCCCCGGAGCACCGGCTGCGGCATCGGGCTCTCCAGCTCCGCGCGCGCCGCCCCCCTGGCGTCGAGCAGGTCGCGCAGATGCAGGAGCTCGTCCCACTCCCGCACGTTCTCGTCCGAAGCAGCGAGCCAGACATTGAACCTTTCGATAAGAACGTCGTCATCCGGGCATTCGCGCAAGGCGATCAACCATTCGGAGGCCGTCCGCGGATTTGAAATCTCTTGCAACGCATCTCTCACTTGTCGTCTCGGCGGTTCAGTAACCGCCGCCTTGCCTTATCGACGTTCCGGACCGGGAAATGTTCAAAATGCACGGCCTAGACCTTGCCGCCGCGCAGCTTCAGCCGGCAATGATCGAGCCCGTCCGCGACGAGCGAATGGGTTAGCCCGAGCGAGATGCCGAGGGTTCCGGCGATGTCCCGCAGGGTGAAGCCTTCGTACCAGTACATCTCCAGCACGCGCCGGGTGCGGTCGGGGAGTTCCTCCAGCGCCAGTTCGAGACGGGCCATTTCCTCGCGCGAGCTGGCTTGGCGCTCCGGGCTCGGGCTACTGTCGGCGACATGCGC includes these proteins:
- a CDS encoding FecR family protein → MQEISNPRTASEWLIALRECPDDDVLIERFNVWLAASDENVREWDELLHLRDLLDARGAARAELESPMPQPVLRGRKGLVWGAAAAALCLLVFVGQGLFPGLTADYAAPGSELRRIGLEDGSEIVLAPGAAIDVAFSGARREVTLLAGRAFFEVAPDKQRPFTVRSEGMEAVVVGTAFEIRGDGGRNSVAVQHGVVRAGRDAVSETLRAGDMLAFSADGKALRSKRMPERIALWRNHRLLAAQDRFSDVVEEIDAFLPGLVIVTDERLGRQTVTGAFRLDDPEAALDALSLSHGARIRRFSPWITLISGE